The following are encoded in a window of Dictyostelium discoideum AX4 chromosome 6 chromosome, whole genome shotgun sequence genomic DNA:
- a CDS encoding cyclin-like F-box containing protein, whose protein sequence is MDIIMKENLYCYNSKKRNLTICEELPYDILLYILSYLTPIELCCLSRVCYSFRVLAEDDWIWRGFYPMIRFNFCYHFQLNEFPKLLNTQQCKQVYIQELQTIKSVSQFIGTWHEQWCDVQVLNSTKVSFNGLNFIVEYTKNKFEAEFISFNGQSLKFKLTGGDSGWSFIYTLTLNNNQNNNQHKLNNNNNNNNSSNGMKIQQDDQNLQQDSLQLHVLRIHDNIEFTGMFTSSKSESNSPPPHFRNKNNYKLFLMKQEIQQLQQISSTTITSSSNEIFNTNNNNNDNNNNNNNNSHDNNNNNNNNNNNNNNNNNNNNNNNNSNSSCDSRRHTRIYAY, encoded by the exons ATGGATATTATAATGaaagaaaatttatattgctata attcaaaaaaaagaaatttaacaATTTGTGAAGAATTACCAtatgatatattattatatattttatcatATTTAACACCAATAGAATTATGTTGTTTAAGTAGAGTTTGTTATTCATTTAGAGTGTTAGCAGAAGATGATTGGATATGGAGAGGATTTTATCCAATGATTCGATTCAATTTTTGTTATCATTTCCAATTGAATGAATTTCCAAAACTATTAAACACTCAACAATGTAAACAAGTTTACATTCAAGAATTACAAACCATTAAATCAGTTTCACAATTCATTGGTACATGGCACGAACAGTGGTGTGATGTTcaagttttaaattcaacCAAAGTCTCTTTCAACGGTTTAAATTTCATCGTTGAatatactaaaaataaatttgaggCTGAATTTATCTCTTTTAATGgtcaatctttaaaatttaaattaacagGTGGTGATAGTGGTTGGTCTTTCATCTATACtttaactttaaataataatcaaaataataatcaacataaactaaacaataataataataataataattctagtAATGGaatgaaaattcaacaaGATGATCAAAATTTACAACAAGATTCATTACAATTACATGTACTTAGAATTCACGATAATATAGAATTCACTGGTATGTTTACTTCATCAAAGAGTGAATCAAATTCTCCTCCACCTCACTTTAggaataaaaacaattataaattatttttaatgaaacaagaaattcaacaattacaacaaatttCTTCTACAACTATCACTTCCTCAAGTAATGAAATTTTCaacacaaataataataataatgataacaataacaacaataataacaatagtcacgataataataataataataataataataataataataataataataataataataataataataataataataatagtaatagtagttgCGATTCAAGAAGACATACTAGAATCTATGcttactaa
- a CDS encoding hypothetical protein (Similar to plasmodium falciparum (Isolate 3D7). hypothetical 98.3 kDa protein) — MDIEFQNYTYYYTENRIKFENIYSFGWMVKNNCLDLLKYKLETKQFIQVTKSEIIDFIKSVKIVGGQSKIKNIHLIVFKLLINQYQFQFENDHVMFLVRSDNNQLLEILFSESIINFKITSYHIEYSIKYSSTLTLNLLINYINNKVIDNNNNNDKNKIITNNIKKNSIKWLTNNRVYNLNQLINQYNNNNNNNNNNNNNNNNNNNNNSNNDDDNNNNNNNNNSNKNEYEKIKEIIKSLVKKQNSTRLYSLYYFKYYELIEKDDNFKGLNNNGFLGLNTIGILNKIDNLIIDFRNNKINIEDIIEFIINFLNSIKWKNWKKNIVLLNKIRNSIFEITNNKEVYEKSIKKLKESLDIKLYNKFGFPSEWNPILNSLTIEPMKSNQLLIINDKSTIDWLNHSKYSKNGIVTSILKEFRNKIKKNLISFENKDLENYFYSTTNNNNHNNNNNNNNNNNNNNNNNNNNNNNNNNNNNNNNNNNNNNNNNNNNNNNNNNDNNNNNYIFNYNKNNNNNNSIPIFSTLSLKLNDSENIKKLIDISNPNVSLDIKNSLKIIFESIREFNLIKIQSIICNENINIFSHPFSEEFSKTWNLFNNNQLENLILNENNKLETIKNYLIFWLTLNPIKDEINNNNNNNNQPSPPQIYQNIINFLFKLLIKTKGITITELIEIKNQIKNNLISIEHSVYHSAFYLHIKSPKLYVLIMKNSSLSINKIIDFNTFTFEFIFEMNKSFDSILETLINCSKINKYTLYFLININEIEKFKKYFPIFLIENPSSKIEILPIGVTLLKKLINNTTNKEYIKLSIKDFIDKVTIAYKVGKRVCEYLFGYSILTNRKELISYIINQYDINKIPDGFSYWNNYPMIEYIFINHPNVDISPPFQYHYYKLPFLSKSIPIFDILLKYKPSLFNITNDNLKFANSYNDTFILNYYFKKGYLDKDKNEMYKIKLNK; from the exons ATGGATATTGAGTTTCAAAACTATACGTATTATTATACAgaaaatagaattaaatttgaaaatatttattcatttggTTGGATGGTAAAAAACAATTGCCTAGATTTATTGAAATATAAATTAGAAACAAAACAATTCATACAAGTTACAAAAAGTGAAATTATAGATTTTATAAAGTCTGTTAAAATCGTTGGTGgacaatcaaaaattaaaaacattcatttaatagtttttaaattattaataaatcaataccaatttcaatttgaaaatgatcaTGTTATGTTTCTTGTTAGATCCGATAATAACCAATTAttagaaatattattttcagaatcaataataaattttaaaattacatctTATCATATTGAATATTCAATAAAATACTCTTCAACTTtaacattaaatttattaattaattatataaataataaagttattgataataataataataatgataaaaataaaataattacaaataatataaaaaaaaattcaataaaatgGT taacaaataatagagtgtataatttaaatcaattaataaatcaatataataacaataataataataataataataataataataataataataataataataataataatagtaataatgatgatgataataataataataataataataataattcaaataaaaatgaatatgaaaagattaaagaaataattaaatcattagttaaaaaacaaaattcaaCAAGATTATAtagtttatattattttaaatattatgaaCTCATTGAAAAggatgataattttaaaggtttaaataataatggattttTAGGATTAAATACAATTggtatattaaataaaattgataatttaataattgattttagaaataataaaattaatattgaagatatcattgaatttattattaatttcttaaatagtataaaatggaaaaattggaaaaagaatatagttttattaaataaaattagaaattcaATATTCGAAATaaccaataataaagaagtatatgaaaaatcaattaaaaaattaaaagaatcattagatataaaattatataataaatttggattTCCATCTGAATGGaatccaattttaaatagtcTAACAATTGAACCAATGAAAAGTAATCAATTGCTTattataaatgataaaagTACAATTGATTGGTTGAATCATTCAAAATATTCTAAAAATGGAATTGTGACatctattttaaaagaatttagaaataaaataaaaaagaatttaatatcatttgaaaataaggatttagaaaattatttttactctactaccaataataataatcataataataataataataataataataataataataataataataataataataataataataataataataataataataataataataataataataataataataataataataataataataataataataataataataataataatgataataataataataactatatttttaattataataaaaataataataataataattccatTCCAATCTTTTCTACTTTAAGTctgaaattaaatgattcagaaaatattaaaaaattaattgatatatCTAATCCAAATGTATCattagatattaaaaattctttgaaaataatttttgaatcaataagagaatttaatttaattaaaattcaatcaatcatttgtaatgaaaatattaatattttttcacATCCATTTTCAGAAGAATTTAGTAAAACTtggaatttatttaataataatcaattagaaaatttgatattaaatgaaaataataaattggaaactattaaaaattatttaattttttggttAACTCTAAACCCAATTAAAGATGaaataaacaataacaacaacaacaacaatcaaccatcaccacctcaaatttatcaaaatataattaattttttatttaaactattaattaaaactaaagGTATAACAATAacagaattaattgaaattaaaaatcaaattaaaaataatttaatttcaatagaACATTCAGTATATCACTCTGCATTCTATTTACATATTAAATCACCAAAACTTTatgtattaataatgaagaattcttcactttcaattaataaaattattgattttaatacatttacatttgaatttatttttgaaatgaataaatcatttgatagCATTTTAGAAACATTAATAAATTGTtcgaaaattaataaatatacattatattttctaattaatattaatgaaattgaaaaattcaaaaagtatttcccaatttttttaattgaaaatccatcttcaaaaattgaaattctcCCAATCGGTGtgacattattaaaaaagttaataaacaatacaacaaataaagaatatattaaattatcaattaaagattttattgaCAAAGTTACAATTGCATATAAAGTTGGTAAAAGAGTATGTGAATATCTTTTTGGTTATTCAATATTGACCAATAGGAAAGAACTAATTTCCTATATCATTAATCAatatgatataaataaaattccaGATGGTTTTAGCTATTGGAATAATTATCCAATGAttgaatatatatttataaatcatCCAAATGTTGATATATCACCACCTTTTCAATACCACTATTATAAATTACCTTTTCTTTCCaaatcaataccaatatTTGATATACTTTTAAAGTATAAACCAAGTTTATTCAATATtacaaatgataatttaaaatttgcaAATTCATATAATgatacttttattttaaattattattttaaaaaaggttatttagataaagataaaaatgaaatgtataaaattaaattaaataaataa
- the bcs1lB gene encoding mitochondrial ATPase, whose amino-acid sequence MENVITNNNKGLPKSILKFIPEPIQPLFENPFFSAGFGLIGVGSILAMGRKGFQQAMIQSRRYFFVSVEVPSKDKSFHWLMEWLATKKNKNTRHVSVETTFHQHESGDIVSRINFVPSVGTHYVFYRGRVIKVERSREKNVIDMNSGNLWESITLTTLGTGRQVFQNLIEEAKEMALEKEEGKTLIYTSMGTDWRRFGHPRRKRPISSVILDKGKSELIIQDVKKFLNNSDWYNDRGIPYRRGYLLYGPPGTGKSSFITALAGELQLSICILNLAGKSVSDTSLNQLLATAPQRSIILLEDIDSAIQTGNHDLSAKSNSANAPSISSGGLQYQGYYGNPSVSSGGSALTFSGLLNALDGVAASEGRILFMTTNHLEKLDKVLIRPGRVDLQIEIGLCSSYQMEQMFLKFYPTDFDLAKQFVEKLENYKFSPAQLQAYFMTYSNNSIEAINNLNELIKK is encoded by the coding sequence atggaaaatgtaattacaaataataataaaggattaccaaaatcaatattaaaatttataccAGAACCAATTCAaccattatttgaaaatccaTTTTTTTCAGCAGGTTTCGGATTGATAGGTGTTGGTTCAATTTTAGCAATGGGTAGAAAAGGATTTCAACAAGCAATGATACAATCGagaagatatttttttgtatCAGTAGAGGTACCAAGTAAAGATAAATCATTTCATTGGTTAATGGAATGGTTAGCAactaaaaagaataaaaacaCAAGACATGTTAGTGTTGAGACTACATTTCATCAACATGAATCTGGTGATATAGTatcaagaattaattttgtaCCAAGTGTTGGTACACATTATGTATTTTATAGAGGTAGAGTTATAAAAGTTGAGCGTTCAAGAGAGAAGAATGTAATAGATATGAATAGTGGTAATCTTTGGGAATCAATTACACTCACAACTTTAGGTACTGGTAGACAAGTTTTCCAAAATCTAATTGAAGAGGCAAAAGAGATGGCTTTAGAGAAAGAGGAGGGtaaaactttaatttatACATCAATGGGCACCGATTGGAGAAGATTTGGCCACCCACGTAGAAAGAGACCCATTTCATCGGTCATTTTGGATAAAGGTAAATCGGAATTAATCATTCAAGATGttaagaaatttttaaataattcagaTTGGTACAATGATAGAGGTATTCCATATCGTCGTGGTTATCTTTTATATGGTCCACCAGGTACAGGTAAAAGTAGTTTTATCACTGCTTTAGCAGGTGAACTTCAATTAAGTATTTGTATACTAAATCTTGCTGGTAAAAGTGTTAGTGACACttcattaaatcaattattagcAACTGCACCACAAagatcaattattttattagaaGATATTGATTCTGCAATTCAAACTGGTAATCATGATTTATCAGCAAAAAGCAATTCTGCCAATGCACCTTCAATTTCATCAGGTGGATTACAATATCAAGGCTATTATGGCAATCCTTCAGTTAGTAGTGGTGGTTCTGCTTTAACTTTTAGTGGTTTATTAAATGCATTGGATGGTGTAGCCGCAAGTGAAGGACGTATTTTATTTATGACAACTAATCATCTTGAAAAACttgataaagttttaattagACCTGGTAGAGTTGATTTACAAATCGAAATTGGTTTATGTTCATCTTATCAAATGGAacaaatgtttttaaaattttatccaACAGATTTCGATTTAGCGAAACAATTTGTTGAAAAacttgaaaattataaatttagtCCTGCTCAACTTCAAGCTTACTTTATGacttattcaaataattcaattgaagcaattaataatttaaatgaattaataaaaaaataa
- a CDS encoding DENN domain-containing protein gives MIESIQLEEKENIINSENKNINNFNSLIDFQDGKEMNNNDNVNEDNTNNKLSNSGSSSSSSSGGDNNRGNKNTVDTMVNDSKEINSHDIRVIGEINNDLKNNNNNNKNNDLNNENKNNLTSSLDHQNINNSSINSNNNKNNRQNSSSNTNEEFSSTISTFDNFSSTTSNNNDSISNKEENNLTNDELMMEKSFSLGGQFKSIREGGLIEHFIVVGLSKDTVINSGEKVSHDGKILYQYPPDKPCDPQVVNFCFPDGIKLIQVKRRHSLTELNSVLYKSLSQLEGSDSSFMFLITGQDHLLYGSCVLNTEMINELPGFFPESLNRNDMDTYGGSGGGGGGGSGDEAVEQPPSSPYCFFTPRCYCVISRFPFFKSHFDFIYSIIGKERLSRLNRFYQQQELFEKNLQQQKEQEQSSLAKSQFQQAHKRYTQYNYNSLQQSQPIQLNQHRQQHHQQQQQQIIQQQQQQQQQLEQQQQNLYKPRPNKPLPLPPGSLNKTSYPSGSLFSPLSFTPPDDSPNFISNNFKSNSEQSSLLSDQQSNQHQQQQLSFSPKIGHFRSVSVNNNNNHSRSHSTPISNQTKIAIQNHLNGGGNKQHLNEVCSLETIIDESLNKIHESLGSSDNFDDDCDTSDLGSSNNSFSIYNSFNNSVNNMTPNHFFSSNNKNENTTFNSPPPLNNVEYLSELNGGLKSNQQPQQPIQNDNELLLSPSQQQTSPKPLPKVPPILNTHLPPPVSISSSNITSTTTTTVTVRTATETIGTTNINNSNNSNLLPPPPSAPQISITQYLTSSSSTSSTNSSSTTNYRKSVYATPSSMTPLTLQQPSSLASSTSSNNSNNSNNSPTTTTTTNSTKKPSISPPTNTNIKKSTIPTSFSSSSLSSLSNSNNSHQQQQSEHPSLVEEEIQTIEYYYSKSVPLENEKLSLQFPGDSNPTIYGCGDDSFQLEKWCLSGLVKALSLKTLIQAMSCILLEKYLLVTSKNIGTISNSVFAFIPLLKPFIYQGAFIPVLPNSALDALYCPIPFIIGITKNLATLSSEMPDALSNCYVLDIDRDLIIPGSNCSPILHLPNQDKFEFILKPHYNEVSKESRKKYSLDYPFKSIPNDAKYLQSISNEFKLFNRFILESIAYLIDWNPSFDFGNHSHRDQLLKLISPLNQNFVDQFLSSQLFTSHTELLFERNILNYNNNNNNNNNNNNNNNNNNNNNNNNNNNNNNNNNNNNNNNNNNNNNNTLILNHYKSNRL, from the exons atgatcGAGTCCATACAGcttgaagaaaaagaaaatattattaatagcgaaaacaaaaatatcaataattttaatagtttaattgattttcaagATGGGAaagaaatgaataataatgataatgttaatgaagataatacaaataataaattaagtaatagtggtagtagtagtagtagcagTAGTGGCGGTGATAATAATCGcggtaataaaaatactgTTGATACAATGGTAAATGATTCTAAAGAGATAAATAGTCATGACATTAGAGTAATtggtgaaattaataatgatttaaaaaataataataacaataataaaaataatgacttaaataatgaaaataaaaataacttaaCAAGTTCATTAGATCaccaaaatataaataattctagtatcaatagtaataataataagaataataGACAAAATTCAAGTTCAAATACAAATGAGGAATTTtcttcaacaatttcaacatttgataatttttcttCAACtacttcaaataataatgattcaattag taataaagaagaaaataatttaacaaatgatgaattaatgatggaaaaatcattttcattaggaggacaatttaaatcaattagagAAGGAGGATTAATTGAACATTTTATAGTTGTTGGATTATCAAAGGATACAGTTATTAATAGTGGGGAAAAGGTTTCACATGATGGCAAAATTTTATATCAATATCCACCTGACAAACCATGTGATCCACAAgttgttaatttttgttttccaGATGGTATAAAGTTAATTCAAGTTAAAAGAAGACATTCATTGACCGAATTGAATTCAGTACTCTACAAATCATTATCACAATTGGAAGGTTCAGATAGTTCCTTTATGTTTTTAATAACTGGTCAAGATCATTTACTTTATGGTTCTTGTGTTTTAAACACTGAGATGATCAATGAATTACCTGGTTTTTTCCCTGAATCTTTAAATCGAAATGATATGGATACTTATGgcggtagtggtggtggtggtggtggtggtagtggtgatgAGGCTGTTGAACAACCACCTTCAAGTCCTTATTGTTTCTTTACACCAAGATGTTATTGTGTCATTAGTAgatttccattttttaaatcacatttcgattttatttattcaataatTGGTAAAGAAAGATTAAGTAGATTAAATAGattttatcaacaacaagaattatttgaaaaaaatttacaacaacaaaaagaacaagaacaatcTTCATTAGCAAAATCACAATTTCAACAAGCTCATAAAAGATATActcaatataattataattctttacaacaatctcaaccaattcaattaaatcaacatcgtcaacaacatcaccaacaacagcagcaacaaataattcaacaacagcagcaacaacaacaacaattagaacaacaacaacaaaatttatataaGCCAAGACCAAAtaaaccattaccattaccaccaggtagtttaaataaaacttctTACCCAAGTGGAAGTTTATTTTCACCACTTTCATTTACACCACCTGATGATTCtccaaattttatttcaaataattttaaatcaaatagtGAACAATCTTCATTACTATCTGATCAACAATCTAATcagcatcaacaacaacaattaagtTTTTCACCAAAAATTGGTCATTTTAGATCTGTAtcagttaataataataataatcattcaAGATCACATTCAacaccaatttcaaatcaaacTAAAATTgcaattcaaaatcatttaaatggtggtggtaataaacAACATTTAAATGAAGTTTGTTCACTTGAAACTATCATTGAtgaatctttaaataaaatacatgAATCATTAGGTTCATCTGAtaattttgatgatgattgtgatACAAGTGACTTGGgttcttcaaataatagtttttcaatttataatagttttaataattctgtAAATAATATGACACCAAATCATTTCtttagtagtaataataaaaatgaaaatactacttttaattcaccaccaccattaaatAATGTAGAATATTTATCAGAATTAAATGGTGGTTTAAAAAGTAatcaacaacctcaacaaccaattcaaaatgataatgagttattattatcaccatcacaacaacaaacttcTCCAAAACCTTTACCAAAAGTACctccaattttaaatacacATTTGCCACCACCAGtctcaatttcatcatcaaatataaCCTCAACCACAACGACAACAGTAACAGTAAGAACAGCAACAGAAACAATAGGAActacaaatataaataattcaaataattcaaatttattaccaccaccaccatcagcACCACAAATTTCAATTACTCAATATctaacatcatcatcatcaacttcatcaacaaattcatcatcaacaacaaattataGAAAAAGTGTTTATgcaacaccatcatcaatgACACCATTAACATTACAACAACCATCATCATTGGCATCTTCAACATCTTcgaataattcaaataattcaaataattcaccaacaacaacaaccactacaAATAGTACAAAAAAACCATCAATATCACCACCAActaatacaaatattaaaaaatcaacaataccaacatcattttcatcatcatcattatcaagcttatcaaattcaaataattcacatcagcaacaacaatcagAACATCCAAGTTTAGTTGAAGAGGAAATTCAAACgattgaatattattattcaaagaGTGTACCAttggaaaatgaaaaattatcattacaatTTCCTGGTGATTCAAATCCAACTATTTATGGGTGTGGTGATGATAGTTTTCAACTTGAAAAATGGTGTTTATCAGGATTAGTGAAagcattatcattaaaaactCTAATTCAAGCAATGTCATGTATTCTATTGGAAAAGTATTTATTGGTAACATCGAAAAATATTGGAACCATTTCAAATAGTGTTTTCGCATTCATACCTCTACTCAAACCATTCATTTATCAAGGTGCATTTATACCAGTTTTACCAAACTCTGCATTGGATGCATTGTATTGCCCTATCCCATTTATAATTGGTATCACAAAGAACTTGGCTACTCTAAGTAGTGAAATGCCCGATGCCTTATCAAATTGCTATGTTTTAGATATCGATAGAGATCTAATTATACCTGGTTCAAATTGTTCACCCATTTTACATTTACCAAATCAAGATAAATTCGAATTCATATTGAAACCTCATTACAATGAAGTCTCAAAAGAAAgtagaaaaaaatattccCTAGATTATCCTTTCAAATCAATTCCAAATGATGCAAAATATTtacaatcaatttcaaatgaatttaaattattcaatcGTTTCATTCTAGAAAGTATAGCTTATCTAATTGATTGGAATCcttcttttgattttggtaatCATTCTCATCgtgatcaattattaaaattaatttcacctttaaatcaaaatttcgTTGATCAATTCTTATCTTCACAATTATTTACTTCTCATactgaattattatttgaaagaaatattttaaattataataataataataataataataataataataataataataataataataataataataataataataataataataataataataataataataataataataataataataataataataataataataataataataccttaattttaaatcattataaatcaaatagattataa